AAACCTCAGAAAAAACTTACAGGCGGTACAGGTGAAATTATTGAATCGCCGATAACTGCCAACTTCCGTGAGGGTTTGTCTGTTCTTGAATACTTTATTTCTACTCACGGAGCAAGAAAGGGGTTGGCAGATACTGCACTAAAAACAGCAGATGCAGGATATCTTACACGACGCCTTGTTGATGTGTCTCAGGATGTAGTTATTAATGAAGTTGATTGTGGTACAATTATGGGCCTTCATGTGGGGGATCTTAAAGAAGGTGAAGAAGTAATCGAACCGCTTAGAGACCGAATACTCGGAAGAGTTACTTCAGAGGATATTTTTGACCCTGAAACAGGTGAAATTATTGTTGAATCAGGCGTGCTTATAGATGAAGAAATAGCGGATATGATTGTTTCGAGGGGAGTCGAAACTGTCGGTATCCGTTCTGTTTTGACTTGTGAAGCAGAACGTGGTGTATGTGCTAAATGCTACGGAAGGAATCTTGCCACAGGAAGGCCTGTTTCAATAGGTGAGGCAGTTGGAGTTATGGCTGCCCAGTCCATTGGAGAGCCGGGAACGCAGCTTACTTTAAGAACTTTCCATATAGGTGGTACCGCCAGCCGAATTGCGGCTGAATCTGAAGTTATTGCAAAAGAAGACGGAACTGTTAAATATGAGAATATTAAATTTGTAGAACATAAAGACGGAACAATAATTTCTTTAAGAAGAAATGGACAGATAAAACTGTTTGATAAGGATAACAGGATACTGTCAACTTTTACAGTGCCTTACGGAGCTCAGATCCTTACAAAAGATGGGCAGGAAGTTAAAAAAGGCCAGCGGCTTTTTGTATGGGATCCTTACTCGGATACTATTATAACAAACACAGAAGGAACTGTTGAATACGTTGATATTAAAGAGGGCGAAACTTATCGTGAAGAGGTCGATGAAGTAACCGGCCAGAGGCAGATGGTTGTTGTTGAGTCTAAAAATCGAGACCTTAATCCTCACATCAATATTCTTGACAAGGATGGGGAAAAGACAGGATCATATATTATCCCGACAGGCGCCCACCTTATGGTAAAACATGAACAGCAGGTTGATTCCGGCGATATTCTTGTAAAAATTCCGAGAGAGATCAGTAAAACAAGAGATATCACGGGCGGGCTTCCGCGTGTTGCAGAGCTTTTTGAGGCGAGAAAACCTAAAGATCCTGCGATTGTCAGCGAAATTGAAGGTGTGGTTAAATTTGGACAGGTGCGGAAGGGTGTAAGAAAGGTAATTGTTGAATCTTCCGATGGCACAGATACAAGAACTTATGTTATCCCGTATGGGAAGCACTTACTTGTCCATGAGGGTGATTATGTGAATGCAGGAGAAAAATTATCCGAAGGGTCTGTTGTGCCGCATGACATTCTTGCTATTCTCGGAGCAAATAAAGTACAGGAATACCTTGTTAATGAAATTCAGGAAGTATACAGACTCCAGGGTGTAAGAATTAATGATAAACATATTGAAGTAATTGTTCGCCAGATGCTTAGAAAGGTTCGGGTTGAAGATCCGGGTGATACTGTACTACTTGAACGTACGGAAATTGACAGATACAGGTTCTTGAAAATTAATGATGATATTATGAATAAAGTTGTAATTGAAGACTCGGGTGATACTGGGTTCAGAGAAGGTGATGTGGTTGAGAAAGCTAAGGCAACGATTGAGAATGAAGCTATGAAATCCGAAGGCAAGGAGCCTGCAAAATTCAGGCCTGCCAGGCCTGCAACTTTCCGGCCGCTGCTGCTCGGTATTACAAAATCGTCATTAGGTACGGATTCATTTATATCTGCAGCATCATTTCAGGAAACAACGAGAGTGTTGACAAATGCAGCTATCAGGGGAAGCGTTGACCATCTCATCGGACTTAAAGAAAATGTTATTATGGGTAATATGATTCCTGCAGGAACAGGCCTGAAGAAGTTTAGAGAACTGAGAGTGTGGAATAAGGGCGCAATGGAAGAATATAAAAAGAGCACCCCTGTTGAGGGAGAAGCTCAGGATATAGTGTAATAAGTTTAGTATTAAGGAGGATTCTTTGCCGACACTGAATCAACTGGTAAGAAAAGGCAGAAAAGTTATCCAGAAGAAGAATAAGGCACCGGCCTTAACAGGTTGTCCTCAGAGGAGAGGAGTGTGTACCAGAGTTTACACAACTACTCCGAAGAAACCGAATTCAGCGCTGCGTAAAGTAGCAAGAGTGCGTCTTACAAACGGGTTTGAAGTTACAGCATATATTCCCGGTGAGGGGCATAATCTTCAGGAGCACTCAATTGTGCTTATTAGAGGTGGAAGAGTTAAGGATCTTCCGGGTGTTAGGTATCATATAGTAAGAGGGACTTACGATACCAGTGGTGTAGAAGACCGTATGAACGGAAGATCAAAATACGGTGTAAAACGAAAGAAGTAGTAACGGAGTTACGTAGATGCCGAGAAGAAGACGAGTACCAAAGCGAAAAGTATTGCCCGATCCGGTTTATCATCAGGAGGTTGTTACAAAGTTTATCAACGGCCTCATGAAAGGCGGGAAAAGAAGTCTTGCTGAAGATATATTTTATTCGGCAATGAACATTATTGAAGAGAGAACCGGTGACAAAGGGATTGATGCATTCCACAAAGCTGTTGAGAATGTAAAACCTATTATTGAGGTAAAATCTCGCAGGGTTGGCGGAGCTACATATCAGGTTCCGGTAGAAATTCCATCAAACAGGCGTGCAGCTTTGGCCTACAGGTGGATTATAAATTTTTCCCGCGCAAGATCTGAAAAGACTATGGCTGAAAGACTCGCGGGAGAATTAATTGATGCTGCCAAGAAAGAGGGTACATCAATCAAGAAGAGAGAAGATGTACATAAAATGGCAGAAGCGAATAAGGCATTTGCTCATTTTAGGTGGTAATGAAAATATTTAGAGAGAAACAGGGATAAGATGCAGAGAAAGTACCCCCTGAAGAATGTGCGAAATATAGGAATTATGGCGCATATTGATGCAGGGAAGACAACAACAACCGAAAGGATTCTTTTCTATACGGGGAAAGTTCACCGAATGGGAGAGGTCCATGATGGTGCT
The bacterium DNA segment above includes these coding regions:
- a CDS encoding 30S ribosomal protein S12, whose amino-acid sequence is MPTLNQLVRKGRKVIQKKNKAPALTGCPQRRGVCTRVYTTTPKKPNSALRKVARVRLTNGFEVTAYIPGEGHNLQEHSIVLIRGGRVKDLPGVRYHIVRGTYDTSGVEDRMNGRSKYGVKRKK
- the rpsG gene encoding 30S ribosomal protein S7, with the translated sequence MPRRRRVPKRKVLPDPVYHQEVVTKFINGLMKGGKRSLAEDIFYSAMNIIEERTGDKGIDAFHKAVENVKPIIEVKSRRVGGATYQVPVEIPSNRRAALAYRWIINFSRARSEKTMAERLAGELIDAAKKEGTSIKKREDVHKMAEANKAFAHFRW